From the genome of Phaeodactylum tricornutum CCAP 1055/1 chromosome 9, whole genome shotgun sequence:
AAAGCCAAAAGCAGAATATCGATAGAATGAGAGCGACAGTCACTCTTCAAAAGGATGTCGAGGCTCATTTTGTACAGTCGGAGAGCCTTACAAAGAAAGGAAGTTCGGCCTCGATGAATTCCACGGTTGTGATTAACAAACGCCATGTTGTAAAGAATAACGGATGTGATGACCTCTCCGTCTTGCTCTTCTAAAGAAACGAGTAAAGCTTGATCATAGATACAAAGAGCGCATTCTTCCTTAGCAATGCTCTGTTGTAGAAGAATATCATCAAGAACGGGAACAGGTCGAATTGAAGACCTTGCCTGTACGGCTTCCATCATTGCATCGGGTCCGTGTTCGTAGCTATTATATGAAGCCGTTCTTGATAACTCGAAGGTGCTATCGACATGAGTGTAAGGCCGAACGCACGGGGTGGAGGAAAAGTCGTCGATGACAGGTACAGTGCATCGCGAGGATGAAACGGGAAATAAATTGTTGTCGCTCGCAGCGAATTGATCTTTCAAGTCAGCGAGCACTATTCTCAGCAGCTCAAGCGCTTCCTTCGACTGGCCATTCTGAATGCAGGATACGGCCTTGTTATTTATCTCAATACTTGGTCTCGTATTCATGTTCACAGCGTTCGCCTTCGGCCGAAGAACAAATATCAGGAGTTTTTGTGTGAGTTTCGAGATTTTGTCTTGGCCTGATGGACGACGAGACACCCCAATTGGGCTTTATTCATTTTTGTCTGGGTGCTTCCCAGTTTGTGTGTGACAAATGAACGGAGTTTGAAGCCAATCTACAGATCTCATTGGTCCATTATATGTTTTCAGTTAAACTACGATTATTAAATCTGAACAAGCAGAACTAAATCTGAAGGAAATCAAGGTTTCAGTATACCAAATTTATAGCACATCGATTCCCAAAAGGAAAATGAAACTCATGGCCCGCGCCATAGAAATAGATACAATCTGTATTTCATTCGAAAACAATCATAAAAAATCTGCACGCCAGCCATCTTTTAAAATTGGCCATTGAACCATGTTTTTTTTTCAACCTAACCTTTTTCATGTGTGTCGAAACAGAACAATATCATAAATCGTTAATGAAAGTCTCAATTTTTATTGCAAACCTTTTGGGTGAGACATTGTTAAATCTTGTCACACATCGAATCTTCGTCGCCTTTCAGAGAGGCGGTAAGATTCTACCCCGAGGACGAAACTTACATgaccttacagttaattcTGTATTTCTGCGTCCTCGTTTCGCCAACATTTCGGAAGCATGAGATATCCTACAAGAATAGTGTAGCATCGAAATGGGCAGTTGTTGCAAAATACTATTTGTGATAGGGCGAAACAATTGCCCCAAGATTGACAACGGATCAAGAGTCCGCTCGTATATCAAGTAAATCTgaaatcttcttccgaaaaaaGGCGATTTCCCTCCTAGCAAAAAGATGCACGCATATGAAAGCTATATATGTCGCAACCTGCCAATACTCGGCATAGGTCAGGAAGGTACGGCATCGAAaacaggcaacctttctcTTGGAAGTTGATTCATTTCGGTCACCGTAATAAGTAGGTTCGGATTGTTTTTACTTTGTTGCAGTCACGTTCAATAGAGAGCTCAATCGCTTTCTAATGTATACCAATATTGAAAGCCTAGCTTTGTTCCGTTCGGAAGGAGCTGCGCTTTGATCAGTCAACTGTTTGTTTGTCACGGTGCAACGAGTAAGCCGTAGACACTCAAAGCAATGAAAGAAATTTACCAGAACACTTGATTTCTAGAAAGCAAACCGTCAAAAGCAATGAACTTTAGGAGCTTAGTTGAGCAAGGATACATCTAACTTCAGCGAGATGTGTcgaaacaaaatgaaaaggcCGTTCGTTGTTGCTTCGACTCACGAATCGTGTTTTTGAGTATAATTGCCTTTCTCTTCCGAAGACGGGCCAGTGGACTGCTGCTTCCATCATCGTGGTAAAGGAATGCAGCTATTACGTAGCGTCGCTTGTTTGTCACTGTTTCGCCGCCATGCAGCAAGTGCTCCCCTCGAAAACTAACGACCTCACCAATCCTTAGTTTGACAATTAGATCCTGATCGTAGAAGTACGTACCTCCTCCTTCGTAGTCCTCGTTCAACGCCAGTACGAATGAGTGGGTAGACTCGTCGGTGTGGACTGGCAAATGATTGGAGGACTGGCCAGCCTCGTACCGAACACAAAATGCATCATGCACATAATAGTTGGAGGAAGTACCAAACTGGTCTGCAAGTGTTGGAGCCATTGCGGTTTGAAACCAGTGGCGAAACCACTGCAACAGAGGTTCAACTTGATGAACAGGGACATCGTACGTGGGCACTGCATAATGGCGTTGCTGAGTCCAGCGGGCGCTTTCGGCCCAGACTATAATCTGCTTGCACGTCGTTTCGTCAAGTGCTTTCGCAAGGAAGGCTTGGGGTAAAAGTGGCTTCCACGTGGTCGGAACTGGAGGGAGCTTCGTCTCGCTTGCCTGTCCCCAGTATTGGTAGGCTCGCATTTTTTTATTTTGGAGGGAAATGCCCGCATGCTTGCTGCACGCCTCAGGATACATGTCCACTGCTCGCTTCCAAATCCGTTGCGCCTCGAGAAAGCTACAAGTCGAAAGTGCCACAGCGCCGAGGGCGTGCCACAACTCGGGATTTTCCGGTTCATCCTTCAAAGCCTTATCGTACAGCAGTTTTGCCTCGTGTGGCATACCAGAAAACATATAGAAGCGAGCCAAGATCTTTTGCTGCGATGTGTTGAGTTCGCTTAGCAGTCGAGAAGGGTCGACTTCGTACCGGCATCGTAGGCAACTACAAGATTCGCCCGAACGCTGTTCCACCAGGCGATCTCGCTGCTCGATTGACCTATTATTTTCAATAGCACAGATAGATACGGGATCGTTTTCTACAGTATCAAAAAGTGCCATAACCCCAATCTCCTTGCCACCAGAAACCATTTCCAGCTGTGCAGACGGGACGCAGGAATGCATCAATTGCACCCTACGTAATTTACAAATAACTCCGTATGGTCGAGGAGTGTACTTGTCGTGTATCAACTTGATCAAAGACAGTACA
Proteins encoded in this window:
- a CDS encoding predicted protein; translation: MNTRPSIEINNKAVSCIQNGQSKEALELLRIVLADLKDQFAASDNNLFPVSSSRCTVPVIDDFSSTPCVRPYTHVDSTFELSRTASYNSYEHGPDAMMEAVQARSSIRPVPVLDDILLQQSIAKEECALCIYDQALLVSLEEQDGEVITSVILYNMAFVNHNRGIHRGRTSFLCKALRLYKMSLDILLKSDCRSHSIDILLLALFNNAAQIYSQLFDLEEMRQCLDCMREVLASDPQESSESDQLGVFFLNTIFYPGEEFTLAPAA
- a CDS encoding predicted protein → MGNYKKGEQITTLPVYCVVPVFVEDENSNFSVDLPLFDADSSAVPALPKPSFPKDLRSRLRRHFQVVHTDDSHLVYAITSSLSLLFMEDDFQVNTILDGLPSYAHDIFDENVSIIHFWKCVANKISLERWKSLVQKVYQNQYILWIDHPLQDYASRQIPLLNSTQRQLLARRLDLSPKRSSVLSLIKLIHDKYTPRPYGVICKLRRVQLMHSCVPSAQLEMVSGGKEIGVMALFDTVENDPVSICAIENNRSIEQRDRLVEQRSGESCSCLRCRYEVDPSRLLSELNTSQQKILARFYMFSGMPHEAKLLYDKALKDEPENPELWHALGAVALSTCSFLEAQRIWKRAVDMYPEACSKHAGISLQNKKMRAYQYWGQASETKLPPVPTTWKPLLPQAFLAKALDETTCKQIIVWAESARWTQQRHYAVPTYDVPVHQVEPLLQWFRHWFQTAMAPTLADQFGTSSNYYVHDAFCVRYEAGQSSNHLPVHTDESTHSFVLALNEDYEGGVTNKRRYVIAAFLYHDDGSSSPLARLRKRKAIILKNTIRESKQQRTAFSFCFDTSR